One Corynebacterium efficiens YS-314 DNA segment encodes these proteins:
- the coaE gene encoding dephospho-CoA kinase — MLRIGLTGGIGSGKSTVADLLSAEGFLIIDADAIARDIVEPGQPALAELVEAFGEDILNPDGTLNRPGLAAKAFVSSEQTALLNSITHPRIAEETARRFAEAEAAGTKAAVYDMPLLVDKGLDRTMDLVVVVDVEEDERVRRLVAKRGLEEDDVRRRIASQVPDEIRLKAADIVIDNNGPVENLRAQADRLIAEILTRIK; from the coding sequence ATGTTGCGCATTGGATTAACCGGAGGGATCGGCAGCGGTAAATCAACCGTTGCCGATCTTTTGTCAGCTGAAGGCTTCCTCATCATCGACGCCGACGCGATCGCCCGCGATATCGTCGAACCCGGCCAGCCGGCTCTCGCCGAGCTGGTCGAGGCGTTCGGGGAGGACATCCTCAACCCCGACGGCACCCTCAACCGCCCGGGCCTCGCGGCCAAGGCGTTTGTCAGTTCCGAGCAGACCGCTCTGCTCAATTCCATCACCCACCCCCGCATCGCGGAGGAGACCGCCCGCAGGTTCGCCGAGGCGGAGGCGGCCGGCACGAAGGCCGCGGTCTACGACATGCCCCTGCTGGTGGACAAGGGCCTTGACCGCACGATGGATCTCGTGGTGGTCGTTGATGTGGAGGAGGACGAGCGGGTGCGGCGGCTCGTGGCAAAACGCGGTCTGGAGGAGGATGACGTCCGGCGACGCATCGCCTCCCAGGTCCCCGATGAGATCCGCCTCAAGGCCGCCGACATCGTCATCGACAACAACGGCCCCGTCGAGAACCTGCGAGCCCAGGCAGACCGGCTCATCGCGGAGATCCTCACCCGCATCAAATAA
- a CDS encoding glucose PTS transporter subunit IIA, translated as MASKVTTTSQHILDNLGGPENITSMTHCATRLRVQVKDQSAVDQSALDSDPAVLGVVPQGSTGMQVVMGGSVANYYQEILKLDGMQGFRDGEAAPAAGSKEYGGVRGKYSWVDYGFEFLSDTFRPILWALLGASLIITLLVLADTFGLQDFRAPMDEQPDTYVFLHSMWRSVFYFLPIMVGATAARKLGANEWVGAAIPAALLTPEFLALGSAGDTVTVFGLPMVINDYSGQVFPPLIAAIGLYWVEKLLKKIIPDAVQMVFVPFFSLLIMIPATAFLLGPFGIGVGNGISTMLESINNFSPFILSIVIPLLYPFLVPLGLHWPLNAIMIQNINTLGYDFIQGPMGAWNFACFGLVTGVFILAIKERNKAMRQVSLGGMLAGLLGGISEPSLYGVLLRFKKTYFRLLPGCFVGGVVMGIFDIKAYAFVFTSLLTIPAMDPWLGYTIGIAAAFFTSMLLVLFFDYRSADERAEVKAQLEATRAAEAGETPTSPAAAAAATDAPAASGAATAATATATTTATAPAAATTRRVLAAGETAELTAPLEGTAVPLSEVPDPIFAAEKLGPGVAIEPTGNVVVAPADATVLTVQKSGHAVGLRLDSGVELLIHVGLDTVQLEGKGFEVHVERKQQVSAGDKLITFDPEFIRAKGLPLITPVVVTNAQKFGSVEGHPAQSVDASTSIITVTGKE; from the coding sequence ATGGCGTCTAAAGTGACGACGACATCGCAACACATCCTGGATAACCTTGGTGGGCCGGAGAACATCACCTCGATGACTCACTGCGCCACCCGCCTGCGTGTCCAGGTCAAGGACCAGTCGGCAGTGGACCAGTCGGCACTGGATTCCGATCCCGCCGTGCTCGGTGTCGTGCCCCAGGGCTCCACCGGCATGCAGGTGGTCATGGGTGGATCCGTGGCCAACTACTACCAGGAGATCCTCAAGCTCGACGGCATGCAGGGCTTCCGCGACGGTGAGGCCGCACCCGCCGCCGGCTCCAAGGAATACGGCGGTGTGCGGGGCAAGTACTCCTGGGTGGACTACGGTTTCGAGTTCCTCTCCGACACCTTCCGTCCGATCCTGTGGGCTCTGCTCGGTGCCTCGCTGATCATCACCCTCCTGGTCCTGGCCGACACCTTCGGACTCCAGGACTTCCGCGCCCCGATGGATGAGCAGCCGGACACCTACGTGTTCCTGCACTCCATGTGGCGTTCGGTGTTCTACTTCCTGCCGATCATGGTCGGTGCGACCGCCGCCCGTAAACTCGGCGCCAACGAGTGGGTCGGTGCCGCCATCCCGGCCGCGCTGCTCACCCCCGAGTTCCTGGCACTGGGCTCCGCCGGTGACACCGTCACCGTCTTCGGTCTGCCCATGGTCATCAATGACTACTCCGGCCAGGTCTTCCCACCCCTGATCGCCGCCATTGGCCTGTACTGGGTGGAGAAGCTGCTGAAGAAGATCATCCCCGATGCCGTACAGATGGTGTTCGTGCCGTTCTTCTCCCTGCTGATCATGATCCCGGCCACCGCATTCCTGCTCGGACCCTTCGGTATCGGCGTGGGTAACGGCATCTCCACCATGCTGGAGAGCATCAACAACTTCAGCCCGTTCATCCTCTCCATCGTGATCCCGCTGCTGTACCCGTTCCTGGTGCCGCTGGGTCTGCACTGGCCACTCAACGCCATCATGATCCAGAACATCAACACCCTGGGTTATGACTTCATCCAGGGCCCCATGGGTGCCTGGAACTTCGCCTGCTTCGGTCTGGTCACCGGTGTCTTCATCCTCGCCATCAAGGAACGCAACAAGGCCATGCGCCAGGTGTCCCTGGGCGGTATGCTCGCCGGTCTGCTCGGTGGTATCTCCGAACCATCCCTCTACGGTGTGCTGCTGCGCTTCAAGAAGACCTACTTCCGTCTCCTGCCGGGTTGTTTCGTCGGCGGTGTGGTCATGGGCATCTTCGACATCAAGGCCTACGCCTTCGTGTTCACCTCCCTGCTGACCATCCCGGCGATGGATCCATGGCTGGGTTACACCATCGGTATCGCCGCGGCCTTCTTCACCTCCATGCTCCTGGTGCTTTTCTTCGACTACCGCTCCGCTGATGAGCGTGCAGAGGTCAAGGCGCAGCTGGAGGCCACCCGGGCCGCCGAGGCAGGGGAGACCCCCACCTCCCCGGCCGCTGCCGCCGCAGCCACCGATGCACCAGCTGCCTCCGGTGCCGCAACCGCAGCTACCGCAACCGCGACTACGACCGCCACCGCACCAGCCGCTGCCACCACCCGCAGGGTGCTCGCCGCCGGTGAGACCGCTGAACTCACCGCACCGCTGGAGGGCACCGCCGTGCCCCTGTCCGAGGTGCCCGACCCGATCTTCGCCGCTGAGAAACTGGGCCCCGGTGTCGCCATCGAACCGACCGGCAATGTGGTGGTCGCACCGGCCGATGCCACGGTGCTCACCGTCCAGAAATCCGGTCACGCCGTCGGCCTACGCCTGGACTCCGGTGTGGAACTGCTCATCCACGTCGGCCTGGACACCGTCCAGCTCGAGGGCAAGGGCTTCGAGGTCCACGTCGAGCGCAAACAGCAGGTGAGTGCCGGTGACAAGCTGATCACCTTCGATCCGGAGTTCATCCGGGCCAAGGGTCTGCCGCTGATCACCCCGGTGGTGGTGACCAACGCTCAGAAGTTCGGCTCCGTCGAGGGGCACCCGGCGCAGAGTGTGGATGCCTCCACCAGCATCATCACGGTCACGGGCAAGGAGTAG
- a CDS encoding DUF4259 domain-containing protein, with protein MDIWNTGPFDNEEAQEVLADLRNDELYLDELLPDSGNRYIEKDQGAMIIALAHLAAGNQPEEGGDVDATALQTPEMRERLRQCLEAVLIDGTVSGLYSHWQEQGEQLHEWKARSHVALK; from the coding sequence ATGGATATCTGGAACACCGGCCCCTTTGACAATGAAGAAGCCCAGGAGGTCCTGGCGGACCTGCGCAATGATGAGCTCTACCTGGATGAGCTGCTGCCGGATTCGGGCAACCGCTACATCGAGAAGGATCAGGGCGCGATGATCATCGCACTGGCACACCTGGCCGCCGGCAACCAGCCGGAGGAGGGTGGGGATGTCGATGCCACCGCGCTGCAGACCCCGGAGATGCGGGAGCGTCTGCGTCAGTGCCTGGAGGCCGTGCTCATCGACGGCACCGTCTCCGGTCTCTATTCCCACTGGCAGGAGCAGGGCGAGCAGCTGCACGAGTGGAAGGCACGCTCACACGTGGCGTTGAAGTAG